The stretch of DNA GAGCAAGGGCTATGTGAAGCTCGAGTTCGTGATATCGAAGGCAAACTGTCTCATGCACAAGTTATTGATGTGACGGACATGCCTAATACAGGTCGAGTTATTTTCGGTACTACAGTGACGATCTTAAACGTCGATACTGATGAAGAAGTGACCTATCGCATCGTGGGTGAAGATGAAGCTAATGTGAAAGAGAATTTACTTTCAGTGAGCTCACCTATCGCACGTGGTTTGGTTGGTAAGAGTGTTGATGATGAAATCTCGATCACTACACCCGGTGGTACCAACGACTTTGAAATTATTAAAGTCCAATATATCTAACTTAATTGATTAGATATTAAAGAAAACCGCTGTTTAGCGGTTTTTTTATGAGATTTTTATTGTGATGCTATTAAAAGTTTGTATAAGCTGAGCGCTACGCTTAGTATATAAACCTTAATAGATATACCTGAATATAGGCAAAAATTAGTGCAGTTATTTTGGCGGTTTGGATTCATTTTGCTATTCATAGGGGGATTATTTCTCACTCCTATGTCTGCGAGTGCATCAGTGCCAAATCAAAATAATGACATCGGCTTTGTTACTTTAGATCTTACTCTGTCTGAAGTGGCGCTTGGATTTTATAGTCACACTTCGATCGCTCCAGATAGCCAGCAGTTGCATAATCTATCCAGCAATATGCTTTTAAGGTTTCAAAACAAGCAAGCCAAGCAGACTGAAGGCGACGGCTCTGAATATGCCCCGTTGGTGTCGCAACGTTTTATCAGTTTTTCGCAGCACGATCCGCTACGAAATCGTCCAAGCTATCTGTTAGCCTTTGAGTTTTTATCCCCCCCGATCCCTTCTTTAACTGTTGGATATCGAATAGATGTCAACCCTACCGTGGATTGGTTGCTGCATATTGAAAGCGCTTCTCATCGACTTTCTGCATGGAAAGAATCTAATTTACTCTACCGTTTTTCTCACTCCCGCTCCCTTAGCTAAGTATCGATAAGCCCGTTGGCTTAACTATCGAGAACGGTTGCTAGCAGTTATTCCAAAGTCAAATTTACACTTAGCGCTCCATCGTGAATAGATGTGAGCGGTCACTGGTGAAACTGTATTTGTCCTTTGTTGCCTAATTGTCATCAATATCTGTTTTAGACGTTTGAAATT from Shewanella sp. Choline-02u-19 encodes:
- the greA gene encoding transcription elongation factor GreA, with translation MSKVPMTVVGAERLRKELEILKFDRRPKIAQAIGEARELGDLKENAEYHAAREEQGLCEARVRDIEGKLSHAQVIDVTDMPNTGRVIFGTTVTILNVDTDEEVTYRIVGEDEANVKENLLSVSSPIARGLVGKSVDDEISITTPGGTNDFEIIKVQYI